Proteins encoded within one genomic window of candidate division WOR-3 bacterium:
- a CDS encoding ABC transporter permease, with protein sequence MPRGRRHPGGRHRAAPADARRLLHGARRAGREEAVIERVSGIALNTFRESIRDKVLVTLIVFAVLVMGSARVIQPLALGEEAKIVKDLGLSAITLFCVLISILVGGRIVYREVEKRTIYIILAKPVRRWEFILGKYLGLMAVLVVSLAVMTAAFYAILLVLGVGAPLYLMLAVLMTLFQLAILTAVAVQFSTFSTPITGAVFTFAVYFVGHLLRDLKLLAAMNPSPVVKVVSYILYYALPNLGNFNIRPEVVYGAPLDPLALLFSGLYALVYTATLLLISTLIFNRKEF encoded by the coding sequence CTGCCGCGAGGTCGGCGGCATCCGGGTGGTCGGCATCGTGCCGCACCGGCCGACGCTCGAAGACTACTTCATGGCGCACGTCGCGCAGGCCGGGAGGAAGCCGTGATCGAACGGGTCTCCGGAATTGCCCTGAACACGTTCCGCGAGTCGATCCGGGACAAGGTGCTCGTCACCCTGATCGTCTTCGCAGTGCTGGTCATGGGCAGCGCCCGGGTGATCCAGCCCCTGGCGCTCGGCGAAGAGGCCAAGATAGTCAAGGACCTCGGTCTCTCGGCCATCACCTTGTTCTGCGTGCTCATATCCATTCTGGTCGGGGGCCGAATCGTGTACCGGGAAGTCGAGAAGCGCACCATCTACATCATACTTGCCAAGCCGGTACGGCGCTGGGAGTTCATACTGGGCAAGTACCTGGGCTTGATGGCGGTGTTGGTCGTCAGCCTGGCGGTGATGACCGCGGCCTTCTACGCGATCCTGCTCGTCCTGGGCGTGGGGGCCCCGCTCTACCTGATGCTGGCAGTGCTGATGACGCTGTTCCAGCTCGCCATCCTGACCGCGGTCGCCGTCCAGTTCTCGACTTTCTCGACGCCGATCACCGGCGCCGTCTTCACGTTCGCCGTCTACTTCGTGGGCCACCTGTTGAGGGACCTGAAGCTGCTGGCGGCGATGAATCCGTCGCCGGTCGTCAAGGTGGTAAGCTACATCTTATACTATGCGCTGCCCAACTTGGGGAATTTCAATATCCGGCCGGAGGTCGTCTACGGCGCGCCGCTGGATCCACTGGCGCTGCTCTTCTCCGGGTTGTACGCCCTGGTCTACACCGCGACGCTGCTCCTGATCTCTACGCTGATATTCAACCGCAAGGAGTTCTAA
- a CDS encoding ABC transporter ATP-binding protein, with translation MASLSEPVISVTRLSKVYRSGFRMKRIQALTDISLEVERGEIFGFLGPNGAGKTTFIKVLMGLTEPTTGGALVFGRPPRDAAAKARLGFLPESPYFYDHLTAREFLSLATRLSAVPKSEAAGRITGLLRLLRMEIAADVQMRGFSRGMLQRMGIAQALVADPELVVLDEPMGGLDPIGRKEFRDIIVDLRDRGKTVFFSTHILSDVEMICDRVGIVIEGRMAEVGRLSEILTGEVESVEVTVRGVTGKTQKILERVSRHTIKSGDELLLTVKSEEEVEKIMAICREVGGIRVVGIVPHRPTLEDYFMAHVAQAGRKP, from the coding sequence ATGGCGAGTCTCAGCGAACCAGTCATCAGCGTCACCCGGCTGAGCAAGGTCTACCGTTCCGGGTTCCGGATGAAGCGCATCCAGGCGTTGACGGACATCAGCCTGGAGGTCGAGCGCGGGGAGATATTCGGATTCCTCGGCCCGAACGGCGCGGGCAAGACGACGTTCATCAAGGTCCTCATGGGTCTGACCGAACCGACGACCGGCGGGGCGCTGGTCTTCGGACGGCCGCCCCGCGATGCGGCGGCCAAGGCAAGACTCGGGTTCCTCCCGGAGTCGCCCTACTTCTACGACCACCTGACGGCAAGGGAGTTTCTGAGTCTGGCAACCCGGCTCTCCGCGGTCCCGAAGTCTGAGGCGGCCGGTCGCATCACCGGGCTGTTGCGCCTGCTGCGCATGGAGATCGCGGCCGATGTGCAGATGCGGGGATTCTCGCGCGGCATGCTGCAGCGGATGGGAATCGCGCAGGCGCTGGTCGCCGACCCGGAGCTGGTTGTGCTGGACGAGCCGATGGGCGGGCTTGATCCGATCGGGCGCAAGGAATTCCGGGATATCATCGTCGACCTGCGCGACCGGGGCAAGACGGTCTTCTTCTCCACCCACATTCTGTCCGACGTCGAGATGATCTGCGACCGGGTCGGCATCGTCATCGAGGGCCGCATGGCGGAAGTCGGCCGGCTGAGCGAGATACTGACCGGTGAGGTCGAGTCGGTCGAAGTCACGGTCAGGGGCGTGACGGGCAAGACGCAGAAGATCCTCGAGCGCGTATCCCGTCACACTATCAAGTCGGGTGACGAGCTGCTCTTGACGGTCAAGAGCGAAGAGGAGGTAGAGAAGATCATGGCCATCTGCCGCGAGGTCGGCGGCATCCGGGTGGTCGGCATCGTGCCGCACCGGCCGACGCTCGAAGACTACTTCATGGCGCACGTCGCGCAGGCCGGGAGGAAGCCGTGA